The Coleofasciculaceae cyanobacterium genome has a window encoding:
- a CDS encoding phosphotransferase yields the protein MGVFPAIYSTLSPQALIEGVLTKYELGAIDRCLFWNRGLSDIYLIETDNKPYILKVSHHHWRCRSDIQFELEFLDFLHQHSLPVANPLKTQKGRLFVTIHAVEGDRYAALFPYAPGEVPQGDLNTAQSAIMGQTLGLLHQTSLKFKNATPRQVLNLEYLLDDSLAIISPYLRNRNQDLAYVADTISKIKQELICLEQTSPLWSVCWGDPHSGNVHFTAENQITLFDFDQCGYGWRIFDLAKFLQVSLRAGISRQVRDAFFQGYQQIQQLTDAETSSLQALTQMAHIWAWAISINASTIHNWSKLDTFYVNKHLNQLKKLSSQEWQLF from the coding sequence ATGGGTGTATTTCCAGCTATCTACTCTACTCTCTCTCCCCAAGCCTTAATCGAAGGGGTGTTGACGAAGTATGAACTAGGAGCGATCGATCGATGTTTGTTTTGGAATCGCGGCCTTAGCGATATTTATCTCATAGAAACAGACAACAAGCCATATATTCTTAAAGTTTCTCATCACCATTGGCGTTGTAGGTCAGATATTCAGTTTGAACTGGAGTTTCTGGATTTTCTACACCAGCACAGTTTACCTGTTGCCAATCCGTTAAAAACTCAAAAAGGTCGGCTGTTTGTGACGATTCATGCCGTAGAAGGCGATCGCTATGCAGCACTTTTTCCCTATGCTCCTGGAGAAGTACCCCAAGGCGATCTAAATACCGCTCAAAGCGCAATTATGGGGCAAACTTTAGGACTATTACATCAAACATCTTTAAAGTTTAAGAATGCAACCCCCCGCCAAGTTTTAAATCTCGAATACTTGCTAGACGACTCTTTGGCAATAATTAGTCCTTACTTACGCAACCGAAATCAAGATCTAGCTTATGTAGCGGATACTATCAGCAAAATTAAGCAGGAGTTAATCTGTCTAGAACAAACATCTCCTCTTTGGAGCGTTTGCTGGGGAGATCCTCATAGTGGCAATGTCCACTTCACAGCCGAGAATCAAATTACTCTATTTGATTTCGATCAATGTGGGTATGGCTGGCGCATTTTTGATCTAGCTAAATTTCTGCAAGTCTCTTTAAGGGCAGGGATTAGCCGTCAGGTTAGGGATGCTTTTTTCCAAGGCTATCAACAGATACAACAATTAACCGATGCTGAAACTTCATCTTTGCAGGCTTTAACTCAAATGGCTCATATTTGGGCTTGGGCGATTAGCATCAACGCCTCAACAATTCATAATTGGTCTAAATTAGATACTTTCTACGTTAATAAGCACTTAAATCAGTTGAAAAAGCTGAGTAGTCAAGAGTGGCAATTGTTTTAA
- a CDS encoding rubredoxin — MNEPAKEEQSVPEETLSKENILAKEKTLAEQAPPSYECRTCGYVYVPSKGDNQSNVPAGTLFTDLPNDWRCPVCGVRKTQFVNVGAQGAPSGFSENLNYGLGVNRLTPAQKNILIFGALGLGFLFFLSLYSLN, encoded by the coding sequence ATGAATGAGCCAGCTAAAGAAGAACAATCAGTACCAGAAGAAACTCTATCAAAAGAGAATATTCTAGCTAAAGAGAAAACTTTAGCAGAACAAGCTCCGCCGAGTTATGAATGTCGCACTTGTGGCTATGTCTATGTGCCATCTAAGGGAGATAATCAAAGTAATGTTCCTGCGGGAACTCTTTTTACCGATTTACCTAATGACTGGCGTTGTCCAGTCTGTGGAGTTCGCAAGACTCAGTTTGTCAATGTCGGCGCACAGGGCGCACCTTCTGGCTTTTCTGAAAACTTGAACTATGGTTTGGGAGTTAATCGTCTTACTCCTGCTCAAAAAAACATCTTGATTTTCGGTGCATTAGGTTTAGGCTTCTTGTTTTTTCTGAGTCTGTATAGTTTAAATTAG
- a CDS encoding photosynthesis system II assembly factor Ycf48, which produces MILIKKLKQVVILFAVCIFCISCSQVPSTVNNPWKILSLPSEAIFSDVAFTSDPNRGWLVGTQASLFETVDGGETWTQQAIELNNEKVALEAISFDDDEGWIVGQPSILLHTEDGGDSWSRIPLSSKLPGAPLDIIALGKSTAEMVTNLGAIYKTEDGGKNWKALVEGSVGVARSIHRSDDGRYVAVSAKGNFFSTWQPGATEWTPHQRTSSRRLQNMGFNQDGSLWLLARGGQVEFSDTENYDEWGEPLYPEFSASWGFLDVAYRTPEEIWLAGGSGNLLVSPDRGQTWAKDRDVEDAPSNFYKVVFLSPEKGFVLGERGTLLKYVPEAGVAA; this is translated from the coding sequence ATGATATTGATTAAAAAATTAAAGCAAGTAGTTATTTTATTTGCTGTCTGTATATTTTGTATTAGTTGTAGTCAAGTTCCCTCCACTGTAAATAACCCCTGGAAAATACTTTCTTTACCCTCTGAAGCAATTTTTTCGGATGTTGCTTTTACCAGCGATCCTAATCGTGGTTGGCTAGTTGGTACTCAAGCATCCCTGTTTGAAACCGTCGATGGAGGAGAAACCTGGACGCAACAAGCGATCGAGCTAAACAATGAGAAAGTAGCTTTAGAAGCCATCAGCTTTGATGATGATGAAGGCTGGATTGTTGGTCAACCCTCAATTTTGCTGCACACTGAAGATGGTGGGGATAGTTGGTCACGCATTCCTTTAAGTTCTAAGCTGCCTGGTGCACCACTTGATATTATTGCTTTAGGTAAGTCTACCGCTGAAATGGTGACAAATTTAGGAGCAATTTATAAAACTGAAGATGGTGGCAAAAACTGGAAAGCTTTAGTTGAAGGCTCAGTTGGGGTAGCTAGAAGTATTCATCGTTCTGATGACGGTAGATACGTCGCGGTTTCTGCCAAAGGGAACTTTTTCTCTACTTGGCAACCTGGTGCAACTGAATGGACTCCTCATCAGCGTACTTCATCGCGCCGACTGCAAAACATGGGCTTTAATCAAGACGGAAGCCTCTGGTTATTGGCTCGTGGTGGTCAAGTAGAATTTAGCGATACAGAAAATTATGATGAGTGGGGCGAACCTCTCTATCCTGAATTTTCTGCTAGCTGGGGCTTTTTAGACGTTGCCTATCGTACTCCCGAAGAAATTTGGTTGGCGGGAGGAAGTGGTAATCTATTAGTTAGTCCTGATCGCGGTCAAACTTGGGCTAAAGATCGCGATGTTGAGGATGCTCCCTCTAATTTTTATAAGGTAGTATTTCTCTCTCCCGAAAAAGGCTTTGTCTTGGGCGAACGAGGAACACTGCTGAAATATGTCCCCGAAGCTGGTGTTGCTGCTTAA
- the psbE gene encoding cytochrome b559 subunit alpha, translating into MAGDTGERPFSDIITSVRYWVIHSITIPMLFVAGWLFVSTGLAYDAFGTPRPNEYFTQERIEVPVISDRFDAKEQIKEFNQ; encoded by the coding sequence ATGGCAGGTGATACTGGAGAACGTCCATTTTCTGACATTATTACTAGTGTGCGCTATTGGGTAATCCATAGCATTACGATTCCCATGCTATTTGTAGCAGGATGGTTATTTGTCAGTACTGGGCTTGCTTATGATGCTTTTGGAACTCCTCGTCCTAATGAGTACTTTACTCAAGAGCGAATTGAAGTTCCCGTAATTAGCGATCGCTTTGATGCTAAAGAGCAAATCAAAGAATTTAATCAATAA
- the psbF gene encoding cytochrome b559 subunit beta, with amino-acid sequence MTGNSPNQPISYPIFTVRWLAVHTLAVPTVFFLGAIASMQFIQR; translated from the coding sequence ATGACAGGTAATAGCCCCAATCAGCCCATTTCTTACCCCATCTTTACTGTTAGATGGTTAGCAGTTCACACTTTGGCAGTACCCACTGTCTTTTTTCTAGGCGCGATCGCCTCCATGCAATTTATACAACGATAG
- a CDS encoding photosystem II reaction center protein L has protein sequence MDRKQNPNRQAVELNRTSLYLGLLLIAVLGILFSSYFFN, from the coding sequence ATGGATAGGAAACAAAACCCCAACAGACAAGCAGTAGAGCTAAATCGTACTTCCCTTTACTTGGGATTACTTCTGATTGCTGTTCTAGGCATTCTGTTCTCTAGTTACTTCTTTAACTAA
- a CDS encoding photosystem II reaction center protein J translates to MFANGRIPLWIVATVAGIGVITVVSIFFYGSYTSVGSGM, encoded by the coding sequence ATGTTTGCAAATGGAAGAATTCCTTTGTGGATTGTTGCCACAGTAGCTGGCATAGGTGTCATCACAGTTGTTAGCATCTTTTTCTACGGTTCTTATACTAGTGTTGGTTCAGGAATGTAA
- a CDS encoding glycosyltransferase family 2 protein: MAENYWSKEESKTEFDPINSLLSELSDPEVAEEEFRADFFQGLAGRRQKAAFLLMAIWIITILLHLISWGIWLVLSFTIFAGMQILRYLFTQPDRIPPILSDDDLANAPQVSLLVAAKNEEVVIGNLVAMLCSLDYPEDKYEIWAIDDRSTDNTPAILDRLAQAYPQLKVVHRAANAGGGKSGALNQVIPKTFGDIIGVFDADAKVTSDLLRKVVPLFNNRDMGAVQVRKAIANSGENFWTKGQAAEMALDSYVQQQRIAVGGIGELRGNGQFVSRAALHSCGGWNEETITDDLDLTIRLHLDNWKIGFLLTPPVLEEGVTKASSLWHQRNRWAEGGYQRYLDYWRYIFRTPMGFGKRIDLLCWMLLQYIVPAANVPDGIMALARHRLPLLSPITALLFTWGFIGIFRGLIRIQTASGKAIDLPLLLNTIRQSLLGLVYMVHWQIVMLSVTARMSVRPKRLKWVKTVHEGKTSFNNG; encoded by the coding sequence ATGGCAGAGAATTATTGGTCCAAAGAAGAATCCAAAACAGAATTCGATCCCATTAATTCTCTTTTATCAGAACTATCCGACCCAGAAGTTGCCGAAGAAGAGTTTAGAGCGGACTTTTTTCAGGGATTGGCAGGGCGTAGACAGAAAGCAGCTTTCTTATTAATGGCAATCTGGATAATTACTATTTTATTGCATTTAATTAGCTGGGGAATCTGGCTGGTTTTGAGCTTTACTATTTTTGCCGGTATGCAAATATTACGCTATTTGTTTACTCAACCAGATCGAATTCCGCCGATCCTCTCCGATGACGATCTAGCTAATGCGCCTCAGGTATCTTTACTAGTGGCAGCAAAAAATGAAGAAGTCGTGATCGGCAATCTGGTAGCAATGCTATGTAGTCTCGATTATCCTGAAGATAAGTACGAAATTTGGGCGATCGACGATCGCAGTACAGACAATACTCCTGCTATTTTAGACCGCTTAGCTCAAGCATATCCTCAACTTAAAGTTGTTCATCGTGCTGCTAATGCTGGTGGTGGTAAATCAGGCGCGTTAAACCAGGTAATTCCCAAAACTTTTGGTGATATTATTGGTGTTTTTGATGCCGATGCCAAAGTCACGAGCGATCTATTGAGAAAGGTTGTTCCTCTTTTTAACAATCGAGATATGGGGGCAGTCCAAGTTAGAAAAGCGATCGCCAATTCAGGAGAAAACTTCTGGACGAAAGGGCAAGCAGCCGAGATGGCATTAGATAGTTATGTTCAACAACAAAGAATTGCCGTGGGCGGTATCGGCGAATTAAGAGGGAACGGTCAGTTTGTCAGTCGGGCTGCTTTACATAGTTGTGGTGGTTGGAATGAAGAAACAATTACTGACGATCTAGATTTAACCATTCGCCTACATCTAGACAACTGGAAAATCGGCTTTCTCCTTACCCCACCAGTATTAGAAGAAGGAGTAACTAAAGCCAGTTCTTTATGGCATCAACGCAACCGCTGGGCAGAAGGTGGTTATCAACGCTATCTCGACTACTGGCGATATATTTTTCGCACGCCAATGGGATTTGGCAAGAGAATAGATTTACTATGTTGGATGCTGCTGCAATACATCGTACCCGCAGCTAATGTACCAGATGGTATTATGGCGCTCGCTCGCCATCGTTTACCGCTTCTGAGTCCGATAACTGCTTTACTATTTACCTGGGGCTTTATTGGCATTTTTCGCGGTTTAATTCGTATCCAAACCGCATCAGGAAAAGCGATCGATTTGCCACTGTTGCTAAATACTATCAGACAATCCCTACTCGGTTTAGTTTATATGGTGCATTGGCAAATAGTTATGCTTAGCGTTACTGCTAGAATGTCCGTCCGTCCCAAAAGATTGAAGTGGGTCAAAACGGTACACGAGGGAAAAACTAGCTTCAATAATGGTTAA
- a CDS encoding bifunctional sterol desaturase/short chain dehydrogenase: MMTSSLITGLAIALASVLWVELVRDLYHTLSHLWQPLYRLHVWHHKVFRRDLSVVSDTIYRQAHWYNDVPESLIMLLFSILPWGVVYTWGIAPQWLAWTGSLYTLSFLLSAIARGLGIPLVDELTDVTHRPGEFTSLPSRWFVNRSYHWRHHFDNQDAYFSGTLTLVDKIMGTALSLKNKRIAVTGASGTLGQALLTQLHLAGAKVTALTSSDAEIILDLAGEKTPIKTVYWQIGQESELLTHLDKIDILILNHGVNVHRQRDQAAIAKSYETNTFSTLRLIELFFQTIKNDRDTITKEVWVNTSEAEVNPAFSPLYELSKRTTGDLITLLRLDAPCVVRKLILGPFKSKLNPVGVMSADWVARQIVNLARRDIRNIIVTINPLTFILFPLKEFFVANYFKFFSSSKKLSQK; encoded by the coding sequence ATGATGACGAGCAGTTTGATAACGGGGTTAGCGATCGCCTTAGCTTCAGTATTATGGGTCGAGTTGGTCAGAGACTTGTATCATACTCTATCTCATCTGTGGCAACCTTTATATCGTCTCCATGTCTGGCATCACAAAGTTTTTCGTCGCGATTTATCTGTAGTTAGTGATACGATTTATCGTCAGGCACATTGGTACAATGATGTACCAGAATCATTGATCATGTTGCTGTTTAGTATTCTACCCTGGGGCGTAGTTTATACTTGGGGTATTGCTCCGCAGTGGTTGGCCTGGACGGGATCTTTATATACTTTAAGCTTCTTGCTCAGCGCGATCGCTCGTGGACTGGGTATTCCACTGGTGGACGAACTGACAGACGTAACTCATCGCCCAGGAGAATTTACTAGCCTACCCTCACGTTGGTTTGTTAATCGTTCCTATCATTGGCGACATCATTTTGATAACCAGGATGCCTATTTTTCGGGAACTTTAACCCTGGTGGATAAGATTATGGGAACAGCACTATCTTTAAAAAATAAACGCATTGCTGTTACAGGAGCATCGGGTACTTTAGGGCAAGCTTTATTGACTCAGCTACACTTGGCGGGGGCAAAAGTTACCGCCCTAACTTCTTCTGATGCTGAGATTATCTTAGATCTTGCAGGGGAAAAAACCCCAATCAAAACGGTGTATTGGCAGATTGGGCAGGAATCGGAATTACTGACCCACTTAGACAAAATTGATATTTTAATTCTCAATCATGGGGTCAACGTTCACCGACAGAGGGATCAAGCTGCGATCGCCAAATCTTATGAGACTAACACTTTCTCGACTTTGCGCTTAATCGAATTATTTTTTCAAACAATTAAAAACGATCGCGACACCATCACCAAAGAGGTTTGGGTTAACACCTCAGAAGCCGAGGTAAATCCCGCTTTTAGCCCTTTGTATGAACTAAGTAAAAGAACTACGGGAGATTTAATTACTTTGCTTCGTTTAGATGCTCCCTGTGTGGTAAGAAAGCTGATTTTAGGGCCTTTTAAGAGTAAGCTTAATCCTGTTGGAGTTATGTCTGCTGATTGGGTAGCCCGACAAATTGTTAATTTAGCTCGCCGAGATATCCGCAACATTATTGTGACGATTAATCCTCTCACCTTTATCTTATTTCCGCTCAAAGAGTTTTTTGTTGCCAACTACTTTAAATTTTTTAGTTCTTCTAAAAAATTGAGTCAAAAGTAA
- a CDS encoding tetratricopeptide repeat protein codes for MAKEWESPDYLDALKELNLELKQNPHDIEIYYRRSELFYALEDYSAGIKDLDAILQLTHQDALAYMFRGYGYGQLQNYQSAIADYSKAIELCPNYSKAYFNRGTVYNQLEQYQSAIADFDRAISLNREYLDAYYNRGIAHNKLEQHQEAIADYTQVIHLKPDDQEAYYNRANTYNKVKQYSQAIADYERAISLNPQDLEAYYNRANVYHKTQVYLKAIADYTHVIKYNQRHAPTYYNRGTTYLAAQYYQKAIADFSEAIRLNPNYAEAYYNRAVAYNKIKEYQKAIADHTKAIELKPNYAEAYGNLGLVYQTVGEKRQAIQNLQQAATLFKEQNNLALYKYVEHKLTELK; via the coding sequence ATGGCTAAAGAATGGGAATCGCCAGATTATCTGGATGCTCTAAAAGAATTAAATCTTGAACTAAAACAAAATCCTCATGATATCGAGATTTACTATCGCCGAAGCGAACTGTTTTATGCCTTAGAAGACTACAGCGCGGGAATCAAAGATTTAGACGCTATCTTACAGCTTACTCATCAAGATGCTTTAGCCTATATGTTTCGCGGTTATGGCTATGGACAACTCCAGAATTATCAAAGTGCGATCGCTGACTATAGTAAAGCAATCGAACTTTGTCCTAACTATAGTAAAGCTTATTTCAATCGTGGCACTGTTTACAATCAGTTAGAACAATATCAAAGTGCGATCGCCGATTTTGATCGCGCTATCAGCCTCAATCGCGAATATCTTGATGCTTACTACAATCGAGGCATTGCCCATAATAAACTAGAACAGCATCAAGAAGCGATTGCTGATTATACTCAGGTGATTCACCTCAAACCTGATGATCAAGAAGCATATTATAATCGCGCCAATACTTACAACAAAGTCAAGCAATATTCTCAAGCAATAGCAGATTACGAGCGGGCAATTTCGCTCAATCCGCAAGATTTAGAAGCATATTATAATCGTGCTAATGTTTATCACAAAACCCAGGTTTATTTAAAAGCGATTGCTGATTACACTCACGTAATTAAATATAATCAGCGTCATGCACCAACTTATTACAATCGAGGCACAACTTATCTAGCTGCTCAATATTATCAAAAGGCGATCGCTGACTTTTCCGAAGCAATCCGCCTCAATCCGAATTACGCTGAAGCTTACTACAATCGCGCCGTGGCGTACAACAAAATTAAAGAATATCAAAAGGCGATCGCCGATCATACCAAGGCAATTGAACTTAAACCAAACTACGCTGAAGCATACGGCAATTTGGGGCTGGTGTATCAAACTGTGGGAGAAAAACGCCAAGCAATTCAGAATTTACAGCAGGCTGCAACACTGTTTAAAGAACAAAACAATCTAGCTTTATATAAATACGTAGAGCATAAATTAACTGAATTAAAATAA